The genomic stretch AGGTCAGGTGTGTTTCCAGGCCCAGGCCTTGGGCCCAACCCAAGACCAAGTGGCCTGGGCCCGGGCCCTAATCTAGATGCCAGAGCAGGTGGCCTCTTGGGCACAGGATCTGGTCTTAACTTAAGAATGGCTGGACCTCAAGGCCTCGATCTTGCCCCCATTCTAAGAGCAGCAGGTCTTTTAGGAGCAAATTCAGCTTCTTTCTCACAGGCTTCTGGAAACATGGGCACAAGCCCATCCTCCATGGCAAGAGTACCTGGCCCCATGGGCCCAAACTCGGGTCCTAGCTCTCGGGGAATTGGCCTTCCAGGGCCAAATCCGTCTCCCATGTCAAGGGCTCCTGGCCCCGTAGGCCCTAATTCAGCTCATTTCCCAAGGCCAGGTGGCCCCATGGGGGTAAATGCCAATCCCTTTCCCAGGGGAGCGGGTTCATCTGCCTTCTCTCAGTCTTCTGGCACATTGGCATCAAACCCAGCTACCTTCCAAAGGTCCGctggcctccagggctcaaatCCAACCATTTTCCCAAGAGCCTCTGGGCCACTTGGCCCCAACCCAGCTAACTTCCCAAGGGCCGCTGGCCTGCAGGGTCCAAGTCCAACTACCTTCCCAAGGTCTACTGGCCCATTAGGCCCTGGTCAAGTTACTTTCCCCAGGCCAGCTGCCGGGCATCTGGGCCCTTCTCCAGCTGGCCCTGTGGGTATCAACCCAGCTCCTTTCACAAGGCCAACTGGGACCCTGGGTCTCAACCCAGCTTCCTTTCCAAGGATGAATGGCCCTGCAGGCAAGAGTTTCGTCCCATTTCCTAGAGTGGGGAGTCTTCCTGGCACAAACCCAGCTGCTTTCCCCAGACCAGGGGGTCCAATGGCTGCAATGTACCCAAATGGAATGTTACCCCCTTAAACACCATTTTCCCTCCAGGACCACCTTGGTTTCTAGGCACTGTGGTTCTTGGCAGGGGCTGTCTTAGGTAAAAGGGTAGTTGTGGAGCTACAGTCTGAAGAACATAGCTCGGGCTCAAGTTCAAATGAGCCATCTTTTTCCTTTGCGTTTTTCTTGACTGAAGGTGAGATGTTATTGTGGCATGTGAACTGTGGCAGGTGGGAATAATCCTGCCCTTGAGAGAAAGGATCTGCAGCCTCCCAGAAGCCTGCTGTGCTTTCGTCCCACAGCTTTCTGCCCATTGTTTCTTACTAGTTTCTTGAATTGTTCTTGTGGACTTTTCCTCAGGGATACATTGGCCTGCAGGTCCCAGTTCACATGTAGTCCCCTGCTCACCATTGGAGAATCAGCTCACTGCTCTCTAGAAACGTGGCGTTGGTGAACGGACCATGCTTCCATAGCTCTGACCTGGGCAGCTTGGACCTGGTCATCTTCTACTGCCATGCCTTTCCCTGGGGGCTTGAACACAGAACAGGGAGATGGACAACCACTTCAAAGACCCACCGAATGCAGTTTCTGCTTGACTGACTGGGCCTGCAGCTCCCTTCTCCTGGGACTTAGAGGTGGCCAGATTTAAGGCCCCTCTACTCATCCAACTCCCTCTTCACTGGTACtcccaatcaatcaatcaacctcAAAATTTAAACTGATGTGGAGGGGAATATGGGAattgggggggggtgggggacgAAGGGAAGAAATCACTGTGCTTTGTTCAGCCTGGTGTGCAAGGATGGTTGGTGGTTTTCCTGCATTGTATCATCTTTTCTTactgtttctttaataaatgggatgagagggctgctggtgtcaCTGTGTTTTGTTACCTGTGTTTCAGCTTGGCTATAGTCTTACATCATGTTGGCTAAAATGCTTTTGCTCCAAGAGGAAGCAAGCTTTGGTTTTTAGCCTTAGCAAGGGCCCATTCATCTGCCAGTTATTTCACCAAAGACCCTCTACACTAAAAGTTAAGCCCCCATGGGTGTAGTTACTAGGATGGACATACTGCCCAGGTCTTGAGTCCCACCTGACTAAACTTTCTATTTTAAGTCCCTCTTTGGAAACTGGAATAAAGAGCTAGCTTTCAGTAAGTACAATGACGTAGTAGTTCCGAGATAACCAGCATATGTGAGAATCTTTATTTTGACAAATAAGTGCAGTATAAAAAACTTgacctgaaaattaaaaaaaaaaggtaaaaataaatatgtttacaaATTATTGtagaaacaatacaaaagagGATTCGAATTCTCAGTGAGGAAAAATCAAACTGTATCCAATTGTATAAAGGCTCTTCCCTTGTAAGAAATGGGGATAAAGCTGAAGACCCAGTTTGGTTTTGCTGctgaaaaatgtacaaaataacttagaaaaaCCAGTCGAGGTCAAACGTTGTGAGCCCATTACCTGTACCTGCCTGTTTTTGATTTGAGGAAAGTTGATGACCACAGTGCAAGGCAGAGCTGATGGTAGGACAGCCAGGAGAGCCTGTCCTCCTACCTTAATCTTCAAGTAAATGCTGAAGAAAAACAAGCCCTTAGCGAAGTCTGAACTCTGCACTTGGCTGACCAGATTTCCTCCATTCTAATGCTCAAAATAGTTTACTTCTTGGCCAGCAGAACGATTGCCTGGATCAGCTGCCTTAGCAAATGCCTGCTGCCTTCCAGCCTTCATGGGTTGGGTCTGATGTCAACCAGCAGTCTTACCAGAAACTCGAGGTCTGTGTGATGTGGCAACTGTTAGCTACACTTGGAAAACCCTTGAGTTCATGGGAGATGAAGGAAAGCACCAGGGTTTGCCCATCTGTGGCTCAGAGCACACCTTGTGTCTTTGTAGGAAGCACTAGGTACACTAGAGGCTTGCCCTCTCGTCTGCTGTCCACCTTAGTGCTGGTTCTGCACGGGTTAGCTGGCCCCTCTGAGAAAGGACATTTGGAGGGCAAGCAAGCAACCCTTAAGTCAAAGGCTTAGTCAGGATCCCAGGTTTTAAACTCAAAACGCTGAGAACAGCCTGGATTGCAAGTCACTGGAAAATGGTTTCCCCTCATTCCCCAAAAGCAGCAGAGGGAAAACAGCCAAAAACAGCCTCAGGAGGcatgagagagaaagcaagaaccTTAGGATGTAGGAACCAGTTTCATCTCCTAGTTTGGTTTCTGGAAAGAAGCAAGCAAATGCAGTGACTGTCACAACTTGGCTGTAAGAATTCCCTGGAGAAGCCACTGAGGAGAATGGATGGTCTCAAAGATAACCATTTTGGATTTGAGAGTTCACTTTGGGAACACTGAAAAGCTTTCCATGGGAGATGATTGTCAAGAACAGTAGCCTGAAAGTCACACATGCTAACCCGGCTGCCAAGGAATCCGTCCAAGCAGCTCCAAGATTGTAGCCAATTTGATCAGAGGCTCCTCATAGTTTCCATATGTGCTGAGAACACGCTTGCCTCCTGCTGAAGCTTCTGTAAGAGCCGGGGCTCCGCCCCAGTTGCCACCTTGAAAAACTTACCCATGATGATGAGGGTAGAAGAGGTGACTGCAGTGATACCTCAAAAAATGTGGCTTTGAAGAAAGTGAAGTGAGGAGTGTGTCTTAGCCTCAGATCAGAGCTGAATTTGAGAGGAATTCAAGAGTATACAGGTTAAAATACCCAAGACTTCACTTCTTTTCTGAACATGTTGGGGCTTAATCTTTTTATCTCCCCAGCAGAGATCACAGACAAGCTAAGAACCCATCTAGACGTCTGAGCAGTTTCCAGGTGGAACACCCAAGGCCTCTGTATTGCTTATGGCCTCCTTTAGCACCACCACAATCTCTTTGTTCCTCCTGGCAAACTTTCCTTTTTAATGTACACTTTTAAAAGCAGTTCAGTACTAACTCCCTGCTGGTTTGGCTCATCCCTGGAATGTTGATGTGGAGTGGGGTATCTCACATGAAGCACCATTCCTGGACCCTGTTTTCTGATGCCCAAAGATCAGGCTTCTGGGCCTTGTATCTCAGGCGCAATCTTATTGCATTGATGACTactgaggggtggggtgggggtgacatACACTAACCGGCCCAGCTCGCTCAATAGAAATTCTCCTGCCACCTCTGGTTGTGTTCAGATGGGCTGGGAGAACCTCCTTCCACAGGTTGCCATCACTCAGGTACCTATCACAAGTTGCCACTGAATGGGACTTACTTGGTTTAGCGCGCTTCTGAGTGCCCTCTGGAGCCCAGGGGGAGGCTACTGCCTATGTGCAGATGCAAGCAGACAGGCAGTCTGAAAACACAGAACCCCCTGCAGCCCTGCACCTGGGGGATCAGTGTTGCCTCCTCTAAACAGAGCTGTCAGGCCATACTACATCACCGTTCTTTGCATTTTAGATTTGTCCTTTGGACCATTAAGAGACTAAAACACAgcactccctcctccctcccaccccgtcttttcttttccattccctttccctcccttacCCATTGCACTTTACCCGCTCTGCTTGGGGGCCATGTCACACCTCAGCAAAAGCCAAGCTATACTGCTCCGGCTTCTTCCCACATCGTCGGGCGATGATGGCCAGATACAGCATGAGGAGGGCCACCCAGTAGCAGCCATACAGTATAGCCCCAGAGACAAGGAAGGCTAGCTCCGTCTCACTGAACAGGTCCTGGCAATAAGCTGTGTAGGCCAGCCCTCCCAGGAGAACTGCCACCCAGATGGACACAGGGATGAGGCCGATGAAGTTCACCACAATAGTTTTTCGGCCAGAGGTGCCCCAGCCAGACTTGTTGATGGTAGCAATGGCAAAGATCTTGGCTGGCAGAAGGCTGGACATATAGAGGAGGGAGTAGAGGGACATGAAGATCATCTCTGCATTGCCCCGAAGGAAGCAGGCGTAGGTGGCCTTGATAATGCCCACCAGCTGCACCGTCAGCAGGAAGAGGAGAATGTTCCAGATGCGGCCCCGGTAGAAAAGCTGTATAACCGTGGCAatgaggaagaaggggaagaaaccCGTGACCACTGACTCGTAGGTCATCCAGAGGTGGTGCTTATGGAACCACAGAGAGTTGTAGAGCCACTCCCGGAAGTAAGACTTGCTCCAGCGGGTTTGCTGGTTGAGCCACCGGAGGTACTTAGTGGGGGTCTCTGTGAGGCACTTGGAGCGTGCGGTATACTTAGTTCGGTAGCCAAGGCTCAGGACTCGGTTGGTGAGGTGCCGGTCATCCCCGAAGCTGCACTTGCTGCCTAGGAACTTCTGATGGTACCAGTCCTCCAGGAACTGCTGGAGGAGGCTGTTGCGGTACATGCCCAAGGGCCCGCTAATACACTGCACACAGCCAAAGTAGGACTGGCAGGCCCGCTCCACGTTGAAGGCCATCCAGTATCGCACGCTGCTCAGGAAGGAAATCCATGAGTCGTACTTGTTGAGGATCTGCAAGGGAATAGAGACGCTGGGCCTCCTCACCTAAGGATGCACGTCCGGAGGACAGACATCAGAGACCACGAGGCCTCCTTACCATGGCTTCTGTGGCCCGCTGTTCAGATTCCTGGCCATTGGTTCCTTCAGAGCTGGGAAACCTGAGGCTCAGATTGCCACATGCAATCCCTGTCCCCAGCACCAGCTCCGCCTCCCTACTGTGTCATGTTATCTGCAGAGATATTCCCCACTAAGTGGCTCTAGCAGTCAAAGCCACCTTCAGTCTCAGGAGGCAGCCCGTGGTGGTGGCAGAGAAGGGGGCTTGGGAAGAATGCAAAACACCACCACAACCACCTGTCCTGAGCTTTCTGTGGTTGGAAAGTTCTAGGGGACCTGGGATGCTGCTTCAGTATCTCTGGCAGATTGGGCCCCTTATTCTTACTGTATTGACCACAGCCCTTCAGCCCATCCCCTAAGAGCAAGGGCTTCTCAAGGATCTGACTTTGGAGCTACTTGCTGCACCACCGGCCAAAAAGGAAGTACCTTCTAGGATGTATGGCCTCAAAATACTGTGCCCC from Nomascus leucogenys isolate Asia chromosome 2, Asia_NLE_v1, whole genome shotgun sequence encodes the following:
- the DERPC gene encoding decreased expression in renal and prostate cancer protein isoform X1 is translated as MKEPRIFPRERPTPWTRAPLPPRGRLDGSLGPQGGPVLNTGHPLGVNSDPFLMAAGSLGGNLTPFPRNPSPFPASSGSLASNPAPFPAGARDPSMASFPRGMNPTGTGAVSFPRPGGLLGPGPGPGPGPTLNPRTGALPGPGPLSNPRLGGLPGPGPMSNPRAGGLLGAGPDPRGGGPMGPGSGPNLRAGVLLTSGNGPPNPRPVGLGPGPNPNLRSGFLGTNPAPRSGVFPGPGLGPNPRPSGLGPGPNLDARAGGLLGTGSGLNLRMAGPQGLDLAPILRAAGLLGANSASFSQASGNMGTSPSSMARVPGPMGPNSGPSSRGIGLPGPNPSPMSRAPGPVGPNSAHFPRPGGPMGVNANPFPRGAGSSAFSQSSGTLASNPATFQRSAGLQGSNPTIFPRASGPLGPNPANFPRAAGLQGPSPTTFPRSTGPLGPGQVTFPRPAAGHLGPSPAGPVGINPAPFTRPTGTLGLNPASFPRMNGPAGKSFVPFPRVGSLPGTNPAAFPRPGGPMAAMYPNGMLPP
- the HAS3 gene encoding hyaluronan synthase 3 isoform X2, whose translation is MPVQLTTALRVVGTSLFALAVLGGILAAYVTGYQFIHTEKHYLSFGLYGAILGLHLLIQSLFAFLEHRRMRRAGQALKLPSPRRGSVALCIAAYQEDPDYLRKCLRSAQRISFPDLKVVMVVDGNRQEDAYMLDIFHEVLGGTEQAGFFVWRSNFHEAGEGETEASLREGMDRVRDVVRASTFSCIMQKWGGKREVMYTAFKALGDSVDYIQVCDSDTVLDPACTIEMLRVLEEDPQVGGVGGDVQILNKYDSWISFLSSVRYWMAFNVERACQSYFGCVQCISGPLGMYRNSLLQQFLEDWYHQKFLGSKCSFGDDRHLTNRVLSLGYRTKYTARSKCLTETPTKYLRWLNQQTRWSKSYFREWLYNSLWFHKHHLWMTYESVVTGFFPFFLIATVIQLFYRGRIWNILLFLLTVQLVGIIKATYACFLRGNAEMIFMSLYSLLYMSSLLPAKIFAIATINKSGWGTSGRKTIVVNFIGLIPVSIWVAVLLGGLAYTAYCQDLFSETELAFLVSGAILYGCYWVALLMLYLAIIARRCGKKPEQYSLAFAEL
- the HAS3 gene encoding hyaluronan synthase 3 isoform X1; protein product: MPVQLTTALRVVGTSLFALAVLGGILAAYVTGYQFIHTEKHYLSFGLYGAILGLHLLIQSLFAFLEHRRMRRAGQALKLPSPRRGSVALCIAAYQEDPDYLRKCLRSAQRISFPDLKVVMVVDGNRQEDAYMLDIFHEVLGGTEQAGFFVWRSNFHEAGEGETEASLREGMDRVRDVVRASTFSCIMQKWGGKREVMYTAFKALGDSVDYIQVCDSDTVLDPACTIEMLRVLEEDPQVGGVGGDVQILNKYDSWISFLSSVRYWMAFNVERACQSYFGCVQCISGPLGMYRNSLLQQFLEDWYHQKFLGSKCSFGDDRHLTNRVLSLGYRTKYTARSKCLTETPTKYLRWLNQQTRWSKSYFREWLYNSLWFHKHHLWMTYESVVTGFFPFFLIATVIQLFYRGRIWNILLFLLTVQLVGIIKATYACFLRGNAEMIFMSLYSLLYMSSLLPAKIFAIATINKSGWGTSGRKTIVVNFIGLIPVSIWVAVLLGGLAYTAYCQDLFSETELAFLVSGAILYGCYWVALLMLYLAIIARRCGKKPEQYSLAFAEV